One Brassica napus cultivar Da-Ae chromosome C2, Da-Ae, whole genome shotgun sequence DNA window includes the following coding sequences:
- the LOC125581357 gene encoding uncharacterized protein LOC125581357 codes for MDASIGRVQIFDYWNVEDELIAQGVLLSTEPNKLVNDIPLGPNAAVIKVELVVKNSAFLWRPAPGMSKMGDALHEIIAWSIDRTRLSDTIAESTKKSNQSTSNSTGSSNKVGKQKCALLDCDNSGQTVAWGRVFVFSTDPSDKVHFIPLGPNASKVWVEVSKIDDARVWRPNSEVEVIADAVGNTVVWPTNKVVFI; via the exons ATGGATGCATCAATAGGAAGAGTACAAATATTTGATTACTGGAATGTAGAAGATGAGTTGATTGCTCAGGGTGTACTGTTGTCAACTGAACCTAACAAATTGGTGAACGATATTCCGCTTGGACCGAATGCTGCAGTTATTAAAGTTGAACTAGTTGTTAAAAATTCTGCTTTCCTATGGAGACCAGCGCCTGGAATGTCAAAGATGGGTGATGCACTACATGAGATCATTGCTTGGTCAATTGATAGGACACGACTATCTGATACTATAGCTGAATCAACCAAGAAATCTAATCAG AGTACTAGTAACAGCACTGGTAGTAGCAACAAAGTTGGTAAACAGAAGTGTGCTCTTTTGGACTGTGATAACTCTGGACAGACAGTTGCCTGGGGTCGTGTGTTTGTGTTTTCAACAGATCCATCGGACAAGGTTCATTTCATCCCTTTAGGTCCCAATGCTTCAAAGGTATGGGTAGAGGTTTCCAAGATCGATGATGCACGAGTGTGGAGACCAAACTCTGAAGTTGAAGTCATAGCTGATGCAGTAGGAAACACAGTAGTGTGGCCTACTAATAAGGTTGTTTTCATATGA
- the LOC125581356 gene encoding probable LRR receptor-like serine/threonine-protein kinase At5g59680, with translation MESSLVLWLMLIATLAIIHSVQAQDQQGFISLDCGLPENEQSPYNDTTTGLNFSSDATFIQSGKTGKIQASSVGILMKPYTTVRYFPDGTRNCYSLNVQSWRRYLIRATFTYGNYDGLNVQPVFDLYLGPNLWATIDFETDVNGTRKEILHTPTSNSLNICLLKTGETTPLISTLELRPMENRCYITESGSLNLHHRSYLTKSGSNLR, from the exons ATGGAGAGTTCTCTTGTGCTTTGGTTGATGCTAATTGCAACTTTGGCCATCATTCATAGTGTTCAAGCTCAAGACCAACAAG GATTTATCAGTTTGGATTGTGGGCTACCTGAGAACGAACAGTCTCCTTATAACGACACTACCACGGGGCTGAACTTCTCCTCGGACGCAACATTCATCCAGAGTGGGAAAACTGGTAAGATTCAGGCAAGTTCGGTGGGTATATTAATGAAGCCATACACAACGGTGAGATATTTTCCAGATGGAACACGTAACTGCTACAGTCTGAACGTGCAGTCGTGGCGTAGATATTTGATCAGGGCTACATTTACTTATGGAAATTACGATGGGCTTAACGTTCAACCGGTGTTCGATCTTTATCTTGGACCTAATCTATGGGCCACTATAGATTTCGAAACAGATGTGAATGGTACACGGAAAGAAATCTTACATACCCCAACATCAAACTCGTTGAATATTTGTCTTCTTAAGACCGGCGAAACTACACCGCTAATATCCACTTTGGAATTAAGGCCAATggaaaatcgttgttatatcaCTGAATCTGGGTCCCTGAATCTACACCACCGGAGTTATCTTACAAAGTCAGGATCTAATCTAAGGTGA
- the LOC106403883 gene encoding uncharacterized protein LOC106403883 → MDSLKAKDLTQTGYTVDGFIQVIQVWAYYAMPELGANYGSPVPDRPSPLLLAYKGGQGRHRCFKSAINIHVNVNNFVQKDLDEMFPEWDGDVEDHAADNIIKVMFNDPGWKWTMDCWQVTGTHKVVKMEVSPVKNEVSSVKTEATTVKSESVVKEESSRPRKKARKGSSVSAEAPAAGSDGFGMTKEQTERAFKDISDAISDGFGTCLRDIKLLGDRMGAVEKMITEKGSSSDDLQLTTTSNPPNPVHKPGSESVNEAKAGQNEAKEHSVTTEPSSSTELCLVKPADDLLSDEPSVLILDKQVPTASDLLLEEARRQTKKETAMVIFREKSERERKLAPTQQTPFKRNITAKQIIPNKKIGRGYDPFAPYDKKKLKELTEWLEQDP, encoded by the exons atggattCTCTGAAGGCAAAAGACTTGACGCAAACAGGTTACACTGttgatgggtttatacaagttatCCAGGTGTGGGCGTACTATGCTATGCCAGAATTGGGTGCTAATTATGGGTCTCCCGTACCAGACAGACCGTCTCCACTGTTGCTGGCTTACAAGGGTGGCCAAGGACGACACAGATGTTTTAAGTCGGCTATCAACATACAT GTTAACGTGAACAACTTTGTTCAGAAGGACCTTGATGAAATGTTTCCAGAATGGGACGGAGACGTAGAGGACCATGCCGCGGATAACATAATTAAAGTCATGTTTAATGATCCTGgatggaagtggaccatggattgctggcaAGTCACCGGTACTCACAAGGTTGTGAAGATGGAAGTGAGTCCAGTGAAGAATGAAGTGAGTTCAGTGAAGACGGAAGCGACTACAGTGAAGTCAGAGAGTGTTGTGAAGGAAGAAAGTAGCAggcctcggaagaaagctcgtaaagggTCTTCTGTTTCTGCTGAGGCACCTGCAGCGGGTAGTGATGGCTTTGGGATGACGAAAGAGCAGACTGAAAGGGCCTTCAAGGACATATCTGATGCCATTAGTGATGGCTTTGGGACATGCCTTAGGGATATCAAGTTGCTGGGGGATAGGATGGGAGCTGTGGAGAAGATGATCACCGAAAAAGGGAGTTCATCTGATGATCTTCAACTTACAACCACTTCAAATCCACCAAATCCTGTGCACAAACCCGGG AGTGAAAGTGTGAATGAGGCGAAAGCAGGACAGAATGAAGCCAAAGAACATAGTGTTACTACAGAACCGAGTTCCTCGACAGAGCTCTGTCTTGTGAAACCTGCAGACGACTTACTGAGTGATGAACCTAGCGTTCTTATATTGGACAAACAAGTACCCACTGCTTCAGATTTACTCTTGGAGGAAGCTAGAAGGCAGACAAAGAAGGAGACTGCTATGGTGATTTTCCGTGAAAAAAGTGAGCGAGAAAGGAAACTTGCTCCCACACAGCAAACTCCTTTTAAGAGAAACATCACTGCCAAACAGATTATTCCAAACAAAAAGATTGGCCGAGGCTATGATCCTTTTGCACCCTATGataagaagaagttgaaggagctcACTGAATGGCTGGAACAAGATCCGTAA
- the LOC125575282 gene encoding probable LRR receptor-like serine/threonine-protein kinase PAM74: protein MGWVELNLSSAGLTGTIAAAIQNLTKLEKLDLSNNKLTGVLPEFLVQMKSLVNINLSGNDLYGHIPQALRRKGLELLVDGNPRLCLSGSCIKDSNKKLIVIVVVSVAAVVISVVVLVLVLVLKKKKSSSVEALQLPPSTPMVNDAYANSSEPSIEMKKRRFTYSEVMKMTNNIQRVVGEGGFGVVSHGTLNGSEQVAVKILSQSSSQGYKHFKAEIDLLLRVHHTNFVSLVGYCDEGDHLALIYEFMPNGDLRQHLSGKRGGSFISWANRLRIALEAALGLEYLHFGCTPPIVHRDIKTTNILLDEQLKAKLADFGLSRSFPVGGETHVSTVVAGTPGYLDPEYYRTSRLGEKSDVYSFGIVLLEMITNQPVIDQSRQKSHITQWVGFMLNRGDITKIMDPNLHKDYESRSVWRAIELAMSCVNPSSVNRPNMSQVANELKECLVPEKSKNMDSQSSHEVSMSFDTGILPRAR from the exons ATGGGATGGGTTGAACT AAACTTGTCTTCAGCCGGGTTAACTGGAACCATAGCAGCAGCTATTCAAAACCTtacaaaactagaaaaact AGACTTGTCAAATAACAAATTGACTGGAGTGTTGCCTGAGTTTCTTGTCCAGATGAAGTCTTTGGTGAACAT AAATTTAAGCGGGAACGATCTTTATGGTCACATTCCTCAAGCTCTTCGAAGAAAGGGATTAGAGTTACT AGTTGATGGAAACCCAAGGCTTTGTCTCTCTGGTTCATGCATAAAAGACTCCAACAAGAAACTTATAGTGATAGTTGTTGTATCAGTTGCTGCTGTGGTCATAAGCGTTGTTGTGTTGGTTCTTGTTTTAgttctcaaaaagaaaaagtcgTCGTCAGTGGAAG CTCTACAGCTTCCACCGAGTACGCCAATGGTGAATGATGCATATGCGAATTCATCTGAACCATCAATCGAGATGAAAAAGAGAAGGTTTACTTATTCAGAGGTTATGAAAATGACCAATAATATCCAAAGAGTTGTAGGGGAAGGCGGATTCGGTGTTGTGTCTCATGGTACACTAAATGGTTCCGAACAAGTAGCTGTTAAAATACTCTCTCAATCATCAAGTCAAGGCTATAAGCATTTTAAGGCAGAG ATCGATCTTCTTCTACGAGTTCACCACACAAATTTCGTGAGCCttgttggatattgtgatgaaGGAGATCACTTGGCTCTTATATATGAGTTTATGCCAAATGGAGACTTAAGACAACATCTATCTG GAAAACGTGGTGGCTCTTTTATCAGCTGGGCCAATCGGCTACGAATAGCTCTGGAGGCTGCACTAG GATTGGAATATTTACATTTTGGATGCACACCGCCTATTGTACATAGAGATATCAAAACTACAAACATATTGCTGGACGAACAGTTAAAGGCCAAGCTCGCCGATTTTGGCCTTTCGAGATCTTTCCCTGTTGGAGGTGAAACCCATGTTTCAACTGTTGTTGCTGGTACACCTGGATACCTTGATCCAGA ATATTATAGAACGAGTCGGCTGGGTGAGAAAAGTGATGTGTACAGCTTCGGAATTGTGTTATTGGAGATGATCACAAACCAGCCCGTGATTGACCAATCCCGTCAAAAGTCTCACATAACACAATGGGTTGGGTTTATGCTTAACCGGGGAGATATTACTAAGATCATGGATCCAAACCTACACAAGGACTACGAGTCTCGTTCTGTTTGGAGGGCTATCGAACTGGCAATGTCGTGTGTGAATCCTTCTTCGGTGAACAGACCAAACATGTCCCAAGTTGCTAATGAACTGAAAGAGTGTCTTGTACCTGAAAAATCTAAGAATATGGATTCTCAGAGTTCTCATGAAGTGAGCATGAGCTTTGACACTGGGATACTTCCCAGGGCAAGATAG
- the LOC106417256 gene encoding probable LRR receptor-like serine/threonine-protein kinase PAM74 — protein sequence MDSFRWLLLLLLLGAFSIVRLVRAQDQQGFISLDCGLPITELSPYTEPFTELRFSSDATFIKTGKSGKIQANLVDEYLKPYTSLRYFPEERRNCYSLSVDKNRKYLIRAGFVYGNYDGLNSNPEFDLHLGPNLWATIDFHNFVNGTMVEIIHTTTSNLLQVCLVKTGTTTPLISALELRPLDNDSYSTKSDSLRLFARIYLNETEGYLRYPDDAYDRRWLNFFLKSWSQISTTLEVSNDNDYDPPKKALAAAATPSNASGPLTISWTPANPGDQYYLYSHFAEIQDLQDNDTREFDLLWNGVVSTETIIPSKLEINTLLDTPPETCGDERCRYQLIKTSRSTLPPLLNALEIYTVIKFPQSETNENDGMLLILITFMQITYFFVLMLHGFNFTQKKKLLDGNCVFYKRLLIRQADLYTDF from the exons ATGGATAGTTTTCGTTGGCTTTTGTTGCTGCTGCTATTAGGAGCTTTTTCCATTGTTCGTCTTGTTCGAGCTCAAGATCAACAAG GGTTCATCAGTTTGGATTGTGGGTTGCCCATTACTGAGCTGTCTCCTTATACTGAGCCATTTACCGAACTACGGTTCTCGTCTGATGCTACGTTCATCAAGACAGGTAAATCTGGTAAAATCCAGGCAAATCTGGTGGATGAGTACCTGAAGCCCTACACGAGCCTCAGATATTTTCCAGAAGAGAGAAGGAACTGTTATAGTCTGAGTGTTGACAAGAACAGAAAGTATTTAATCAGGGCTGGTTTCGTGTATGGGAATTACGATGGTCTTAACTCTAACCCGGAGTTTGATCTGCATCTAGGCCCTAATCTGTGGGCAACAATAGATTTCCACAATTTTGTGAATGGTACAATGGTTGAGATCATTCACACCACAACATCAAACTTGCTACAGGTTTGTCTTGTTAAGACAGGGACAACTACACCTCTGATCTCAGCCTTGGAGTTACGGCCATTGGACAATGATTCTTATTCCACAAAGTCGGATTCTCTGAGACTTTTCGCTCGAATATATCTCAACGAGACAGAAGGCTATCTACG GTACCCTGATGATGCTTATGATCGTAGATGgcttaatttctttttgaagaGTTGGTCACAGATTTCTACTACTCTGGAAGTGAGCAATGATAACGATTATGATCCACCTAAAAAGGCGCTTGCAGCGGCTGCTACGCCATCCAATGCTAGTGGGCCGTTGACAATCAGTTGGACACCCGCTAATCCTGGTGACCAGTATTACTTGTACAGCCACTTCGCTGAGATACAAGATTTACAGGACAATGATACTAGGGAGTTTGACTTGTTATGGAACGGAGTTGTTAGTACTGAAACTATCATTCCTTCAAAGTTAGAGATAAATACTCTCCTGGATACTCCTCCGGAGACTTGCGGAGACGAGAGATGCAGGTACCAGCTAATAAAAACCTCAAGATCAACTCTTCCTCCTCTACTTAACGCTCTTGAGATCTACACTGTTATCAAGTTTCCACAATCGGAGACAAATGAAAATGACGGTATGTTACTTATTTTGATCACTTTTATGCAGATAACATATTTCTTTGTCTTGATGCTACATGGATTCAatttcacacaaaaaaaaaaattgttagacGGTAATTGTGTGTTTTATAAGAGATTATTGATTAGGCAGGCAGACTTATATACCGATTTTTGA